TTCCGCTGCCTCTGCGTGTTCAACCCGCCCGTGACCGGCCGGGAGGACCACGACGAGAACGGCGTCTACCCGCTGCTCACCGAACCCGAGGAGGTGTGACCGCATGACCACCGTCACCGATCTCTACCCCAGCCGCGGCGCCACCGAGGTGTCGATCCCCCGCAAGGACCCGGTCCTGTGGTCGTCGCCCGACACACCGGGCCCGATCGCCACGGCCGAGCTGGAGTCCTTCGAACGCGACGGCTTCCTCGCCATGGACCAGATCATCGGGCCTGATGAAGTACCCGTCTACCAGCGCGAGTTGGAGCGGATCATCAGCGCCCCGGAGATCCGCGCGGACGAGCGCTCGATCATCGAGCCGCAGTCCAAGGAGATCCGGTCCGTCTTCGAGGTGCACAGGATCAGCGAGGTGTTCGCGAAGCTGGTGCACGACGAGCGGGTCGTCGGCCGGGCCCGGCAGATCCTCGGCTCGGACGTCTACGTCCACCAGTCGCGGATCAACGTCAAGCCCGGTTTCGGGGCCCGCGGCTTCTACTGGCACTCCGACTTCGAGACCTGGCACGCCGAGGACGGCCTGCCCAACATGCGCACGGTGTCCGTCTCGATCGCGCTGACCGAGAACCACGACACCAACGGCGGCCTCATGATCATGCCGGGCTCGCACCGCACCTTCCTCGGGTGCGCGGGGGCCACTCCGAAGGACAACTACAAGAAGTCCCTGCAGATGCAGGACGCGGGCACGCCCTCGGACGAGGCGCTGACGGAGATGGCCTCGCAGTACGGCATCAAGTTGTTCACGGGCAAGGCCGGTTCGGCCACCTGGTTCGACTGCAACTGTATGCACGGCTCCGGGGACAACATCACACCCTTCCCGCGCAGCAACGTGTTCATCGTGTTCAACAGCGTGGAGAACCAGGCCGTCGAGCCGTTCGCGGCTCCCGTACGGCGTCCTGAGTTCATCGGCGCGAGGGACTTCACTCCGGTGAAGTAGCCCTGTGCCACGGTGAGTCGACCCTCACAGCCACGACAGCGACGCGGCCCGCTCCAGTACGTTCCGTACGGCGGCCGCGTCGCCTGTCGCTTCCCGGGGGACCATGTCCGGCGCGAAGCAGGCGAGGTGCACCACCTCCCGCTGTGGCTGCGGGAGTTCGGCGAGTGCGGTGTGCAGCAGAAGGGAGCGCTCCCGGTCGACGACCGCCTCGGCCGGGCCCGGGGCGGAGTCCGGGACGGCATGCAGTGCCAGGTCGTCGGCGCGGGCGTCCTTGTGGTGCCGGGCCTCGCCGCGCACCCAGTCGACGGCCCTGCGGTGCGCGAGCAGCGACAGCCAGGTGCGCAGGCTGCCCAGGGCGCGTCGAAGGCGTACGGCCTGCTCCACAGCTGCGCGAAGACCTCCTGTGCCACGTCCTCGGCTGCGGCCCCGCTCCGGGTCACGCGCACCGCGACCGCCCGCACCAGGCCGCCGTACATCCCGTGCGCCTCGGCCAGCGCGGACTCGTCGCCGTACACCAGCCGCCGGTGCAGCTCCGCGTCTGCGGGTTGCTGCACGGGCGTCGTCCCGCCCGTGGACTCCACGGCACCACCACCCCTTGGTGCCCCTTCCTGGCGTCCCGGGCGGTCCGGCGCCAGCGGTTCAGTGAGACAGGGCGTCCAGAATCCGGTCGACATCGGTGACCGTGTTGTACAGATGGAATGAGGCGCGCAGGTTGCCGGCCCGGTTGGACACCTCGATGCCCGCCGCGCTCAACTCGGGCTGCCGCCCGCCGAGTCCGGGCACCGACACGATCGGCGAGCCGGGCGCGGGCAGGGGGGCGTGGCCGAGGTCGGCGAGTCCGGTGCGGAAACGGTCGGCGAGGGCGAGGTCGTGGGTGCGTACGGCGTCCACGCCCAGCTCCTCCAGGAGTTCGAGGGAGCGACGTGTTCCCGTGTAGGTGAACAGGGCGGGGCTGATGTCGAACCGCCGGGCGGAGTGGGCCAGTTCGGCGATGGGACCGTAGCAGCTGTCCCAAGGGACCTCCCCCGCGACCCATCCGGCGAGCACCGGCACCAGATCGCCGAAGTCCTCGGGCACGACGAGGAAGGCGGCGCCGTGCGGGCCCAGCAGCCACTTGAAGGTGGTGGAGACGGTGTAGTCGTAGGACTGCGCGTCCACCGGGAGCCATCCCGCGGCCTGCGAGAAGTCGACGTAGGTGCGGGCGCCGTGTTCCGTGGCCGCCGCGCGCAGGGCGGGCAGGTCGGCGATCCGGCCGTCGGCGGACTGGGCGGCGCTGACCGCGACGAGAGCGGTGCCGGGGCGGACGGAGTCGGCGAGCCGCTCCAGCGCAACCATGCGGACCTTGAGGTCGCCGCGGGCGTGGAAGGGGTTCACGACGGAGGTGAAGTCGTCCTCGGCGGTGAGGACTTCGGCACCGGCGGGCAGCGACGCGGCGACCAGGCCCGAGTGGGTGGAGACAGAAGCCCCGGCCGCGACCCTCGTGACCGGGACACCGGCCAGCCGGGCGAACGCGGCACGGGACATCTCCACGTCTTCGAACAGCGGATCAAGCGGCCTGCCCTCGGCGCGGATCAGAGCGGCCCCCTGGAGGGCGGTCACGGTTCGGGCGGGGAGCAGGCCGCTGCTCGCGGTGTTGAGAAAGGTGTTCTTCGGGGCGAACTCGGCACGGACCAGGCTCTCGAAGGTCTCCATGGACCCACTGTGGGCCCGGGAGACCTCTCGGTCCATTGCGATTCTCTACGTGGTTTCGCGAAGGAACGCTTATACGTCCGCGCCGACCTGCGCGTTTGTCAGTGCTGCTGCGGTACGGCGCACCCGTCGGGGCCGCAGGCCTCAGCGCCCGCGTCGCCCTGGTCGATCAGCTGCAGCGGGGAGCGGTTGCCCCAGGCCTGGGTGAGGGCCTGGGCGAAGACCTCGGCGGGCTGGGCGCCGGAGACGCCGTACTTGCGGTCCAGGACGAAGAAGGGGACGCCGTTCGCGCCGAGCTCCGCGGCCTCGCGCTCGTCAGCGCGGACGTCGTCGGCGTAGGCGGTGGGGTCGGCGAGGACCGTGCGGACCTCGCCGGCATCCAGGCCTGCCTCGACGGCGAGTTCCACGAGCCGTTCGTCGCCCTCGCTGAACAGGGACCTCTCCTCGGCGAAGTTGGCCCGGTAGAGGATCTGGATGAGCTCGTCCTGCCTGCCCTGCGCCTTCGCGAGGTGGAGGAGGCGGTGCAGGTCGAAGGTGTTGCCGTGGTCGCGGTCACGGGTGCGGTACGCGAGGCCCTCGGCGGCGGCCTGGGTTCCGAGGTTCTCCTCGCCGGCCTGGGCCTGGGCCTGGCTCATGCCGTACTTCTTGCTGAGCATGGCGAGGACGGGCTGGACGTCACTCCTGTCCCGGCCCGGGTCCAGCTCGAACGACCGGTGGACCACCTCGACACCGTCACGGTGCGGGAAGGCCTCCAGCGCCTTCTCGAAGCGGGCCTTGCCCACGTAGCACCAGGGGCAGGCGATGTCGCTCCAGATCTCGACGCGCATGTCTTCGGCTCTCTCCAGGTCGGACGACTGCGGAGACTCCCTCCGCTCACTCGGTGAACATTCAAGCAGTGGCTCGCATTCCCGTAGCCCGGCGTGACGCTCAGCTTCCGTCTCTCAGGTCGTCCGGCCAGGCGGGCCTGAACTCGATGTGGTCGTACGTCACCACGCAGCCCTCCCCCATCGGCGACTGGGACATGAAGCCGACCAGGGCCGCGCCCGTCTCCTTCTCGTCGCCCAGGGTGAACAGGCGGACGAAGGTCCAGCGCTTGCCGTCCCGGGAGGCGTGGAAGGCGAAGGCGCGGCCGGTGCGGCTGATCCGGAGCCACACCGAACTGCCGTCCACGGTGAAGGAGTTGCAGTCGTCGGAGTGCCCCCGGGTGACGACCGTGCACACGGTCGGTACGTCCGGGGAGTTCTCCAGGCAGAGTTTCGCCCAGGCCCGCTCCCCGACGTGGACGTACAACACACCCGCGTCGAACGACCCGTTGAAGCCGACGGTGACGCGGGCTATCAGCTGGAAGTCCCCCTCGGGGGCGCCGAGCAGCCGTGGTGCGTCGGCGGCGGGATCGAGTCCCTCCCCGGTGGGCGGCACGAACCGGTCCTGCCGGGGGCCGGCCCAGCCGGAGAGCATCCCGTCCTCGTGGACCCAGTGCCCGTCGGGTCCGTAGGTGCGGAGAGAGAAGGGGAGTTCGGGAAGTTCGACGTCCATCCTCAGAGTTTTCCAGCTCCCTCTCCGCGTGCGCGCGTCGGGTGCCTAGCGCTCGAGACGGTTGTTGAAGCGGCGGGGCAGCCCCAGCGGGTTGTCGTCCCTCAGCTCCGGCGGCAGCAGGGCCTCCGGCGTGTTCTGGTACGCCACCGGCCGCAGCCAGCGCTCGATCGCCGTACCGCCGACGGACGTCGACGTGGAGGTCGTCGCCGGGTACGGGCCGCCGTGCTGCTGGGCGGGGGCCACCGCAACGCCCGTCGGCCAGCCGTTGACCAGGACACGGCCTGCGAGGGGGGTCAGCTCCGCGAGGATCTCGGCGCCCCGCCCCTTACCCGCGGCCTCCTGCGTCGACAGGTGGACCGTCGCGGTGAGGTTGCCCGGGAGGCGGGACAGCACGGCGCGTGCCTGGTCGTCGTCCTCGTAGCGGGCCACGACGGTCACCGGGCCGAAGCACTCCTC
This is a stretch of genomic DNA from Streptomyces sp. NBC_00285. It encodes these proteins:
- the thpD gene encoding ectoine hydroxylase, coding for MTTVTDLYPSRGATEVSIPRKDPVLWSSPDTPGPIATAELESFERDGFLAMDQIIGPDEVPVYQRELERIISAPEIRADERSIIEPQSKEIRSVFEVHRISEVFAKLVHDERVVGRARQILGSDVYVHQSRINVKPGFGARGFYWHSDFETWHAEDGLPNMRTVSVSIALTENHDTNGGLMIMPGSHRTFLGCAGATPKDNYKKSLQMQDAGTPSDEALTEMASQYGIKLFTGKAGSATWFDCNCMHGSGDNITPFPRSNVFIVFNSVENQAVEPFAAPVRRPEFIGARDFTPVK
- a CDS encoding aminotransferase class V-fold PLP-dependent enzyme, translated to METFESLVRAEFAPKNTFLNTASSGLLPARTVTALQGAALIRAEGRPLDPLFEDVEMSRAAFARLAGVPVTRVAAGASVSTHSGLVAASLPAGAEVLTAEDDFTSVVNPFHARGDLKVRMVALERLADSVRPGTALVAVSAAQSADGRIADLPALRAAATEHGARTYVDFSQAAGWLPVDAQSYDYTVSTTFKWLLGPHGAAFLVVPEDFGDLVPVLAGWVAGEVPWDSCYGPIAELAHSARRFDISPALFTYTGTRRSLELLEELGVDAVRTHDLALADRFRTGLADLGHAPLPAPGSPIVSVPGLGGRQPELSAAGIEVSNRAGNLRASFHLYNTVTDVDRILDALSH
- a CDS encoding DsbA family oxidoreductase, encoding MRVEIWSDIACPWCYVGKARFEKALEAFPHRDGVEVVHRSFELDPGRDRSDVQPVLAMLSKKYGMSQAQAQAGEENLGTQAAAEGLAYRTRDRDHGNTFDLHRLLHLAKAQGRQDELIQILYRANFAEERSLFSEGDERLVELAVEAGLDAGEVRTVLADPTAYADDVRADEREAAELGANGVPFFVLDRKYGVSGAQPAEVFAQALTQAWGNRSPLQLIDQGDAGAEACGPDGCAVPQQH
- a CDS encoding DUF1349 domain-containing protein — protein: MDVELPELPFSLRTYGPDGHWVHEDGMLSGWAGPRQDRFVPPTGEGLDPAADAPRLLGAPEGDFQLIARVTVGFNGSFDAGVLYVHVGERAWAKLCLENSPDVPTVCTVVTRGHSDDCNSFTVDGSSVWLRISRTGRAFAFHASRDGKRWTFVRLFTLGDEKETGAALVGFMSQSPMGEGCVVTYDHIEFRPAWPDDLRDGS